A stretch of DNA from Vibrio gallaecicus:
ACAAGATCTTGGCTTTAGAGTCTCGATTGACGACTTTGGAACCGGTTTTTCGAGCTTAAGTTACTTATGTCGATTAAGGTTTGATGAAATCAAGATCGACCGAGAGTTTGTCACGAACGTCGTTAGTGATAGTAAGCTTCAAACCGTTTTTAACTCGATTGCGTCTTTAGCCACAAACTTGAATAAACCTGTGGTAGCGGAAGGGGTCGAGACCTTAGAGCAGCTGATTTATGCCCAAGCGAAAGGGATTGAGTATATTCAAGGGTATTATTTCAGTAAGCCTCTACAAAAAGATGACTATATTTCTCACTTGATGAGTAATCAGATTTAGAGATCAGTTCATCAAGCGATAGTATGAATAATGCAAAATAGACTACAAAAAAGCGCAGCTAAATAGCTGCGCTTTGTGTTTTTATGATAGCGAAATAAATTGGTTCGCTATATTAGCGTTGTGCTGCACGCTGGCGATTCTTTCCGTTACTAGCAGGTTTGCCACCTTGACCATTCCCCGTTTTGTTGCGGTTTGGCTTACCATTGCCTTGAGATTGATGACCACCAGGTCCTTTCTTAATAAAACCACTTGCAGGCTTACGACTGTTACCACTATTGCTACCACCAGCGTTTTGGTTGCCGTTACCTTGATTACCCCCGCCATGGTTAGCATTGCCTTGGTTACCCGCTGGCTTTTTGCCGCCCGGTTTTGGCTTATTGCCACCTGGTTTATGGTTGCGTGGGCTCTCGCCACCAAGACCTGGCTGAGACTTACTGTGTTTAGTCGCAAAACGTTGTGAGCCATGACGACCCGATTTACGGCGTTGCGCTGGCGTTTGTGCATCAAAATCTTCTTCAGGAACCAAGCAATTTGGCTTATCACCAATCAGGTGTTTTTTACCCATACTGATTAGTGCTTCACGAATGATTTTCCAGTTATCTGGATCATGGTAACGCAATAGTGCTTTGTGCAAGCGACGTTGACGGTCACCTTTAGGAACTGGTACATCTTCACGCTTCTTGTATTTCACACGCTTCAGAGGGTTTGTCTCTGAGTAATACATCGAAGTCGCGTTACACATTGGTGATGGGTAGAAGTTCTGAACTTGGTCACATTCGTAGTTATGCTTCTTCAACCACATCGCAAGGTTTAGCATATCTTCATCTTCAGTACCTGGGTGAGCCGAGATGAAGTAAGGGATCAAGTATTGCTTTTTACCCGCTTCCGCGCTGTACTTTTCAAACATTTCTTTGAAACGATCGTAAGTACCCATGCCCGGCTTCATCATTAGGTCAAGAGGACCTTTTTCAGTATGCTCAGGTGCAATCTTCAAGTAACCACCAACGTGGTGAGTAACAAGTTCACGAACGTATTCTGGTGATTGAATCGCTAAATCGTAACGAACGCCTGAAGCGATCATCACTTTTTTAACGCCTTTCACTTTGCGAGCTTCACGATACAAATCAATCGTGTGCTGGTGATCTGTGTTTAGCTTTTCACAGATTTTAGGGAAAACACAAGAAGGGCGACGACAGTTAATTTCTGCTTTTGGATCAGAACAACCTAAGCGGTACATGTTCGCAGTAGGACCGCCTAAATCAGAAATTGTGCCGGTAAACCCAGGAACTTTATCGCGAATTTCTTCTAACTCTTCAATGATCGATTCTTTAGAACGGTTTTGAATGATACGACCTTCATGTTCTGTGATAGAACAGAAAGAACAACCACCAAAACAGCCACGCATGATGTTCACTGAAGTTTTAATCATGTCGTATGCAGGGATTTTAGCTTTGCCATACATCGGGTGTGGTACGCGCGCATAAGACAAACCAAAAACATAATCCATTTCTTCCGTTGAAAGAGGGATAGGTGCTTGGTTAACCCAAAGTTCACGGTCACCGTGGCGCTGAATTAAGGCACGACCGGAGTACGGGTTTGTTTCTAAATGCAGAATACGGCTAGCGTGAGCGTAAAGAATACGGTCATTGTTTAGCTTTTCGTAACCAGGGATACGAACGGCTGTTGTTTTTGCATCGTGACGAGAAGGGCGAATTGTAATAGGTTGCGCTTTTACTTCTTCAGCTTTTTCATCTTTCTTAGTATCGCATTGCGTTTCAACTTCGTAAGGGTTAACCGGAACATACGCTTTATTCGGCTTTTCAATACGAGAAGAGTCAATGATTTTAAAGCCTTCAGGGGCTGCTGCTATATTGATTGCAGTACCACGAATATTTGTCAGCGTTGACATATCTTCGCCGTCTGCAATTCGGTGTGCCACTTCAACCAGAGCTCGTTCAGCGTTACCAAACAGTAGGATGTCAGCTTTTGCATCAAACAATACAGAGCGACGAACTTTATCCGACCAGTAGTCGTAGTGCGCAACACGTCGTAAACTTGCTTCGATACCACCAAGAACTATTGGCGTGCCTTTGTAGGCTTCGCGACAACGTTGAGAATAAACCAGAGTTGCACGGTCAGGACGCTTACCACCTTCGTTGTTTGGCGTGTAAGCATCATCGTGGCGTAATTTGCGATCAGAGGTGTAGCGGTTGATCATGGAATCCATGTTACCCGCTGTGATGCCAAAGAATAGGTTTGGTTTACCTAGCTTCATGAAGGCATCTTTATTGTCCCACTTTGGTTGAGCAATAATACCCACGCGGAAACCTTGAGCTTCTAGCAGACGACCAATAATAGCCATACCAAAGCTCGGGTGATCAACGTAAGCGTCACCAGTTACAATAATAATGTCACAGCTGTCCCATCCAAGAGCATCCATCTCCTTTCTACTGGTAGGCAAAAAAGGTGCGGTTCCGTAGCACTCGGCCCAGTATTTTTTGTGTTCATGAATAGGAGTGATATCGCTGTACATATTTCAACCTCTGATTTTTGAGGCGGGAATTATAGCGAGATGTAGTAAGACTAGCTAGCGGAACATACCCCTGAAAAGTTTACTGGCATTATTGAGCTTGAATTTTTGTTTAGAAAGCTAGTTGAATATGAGCTATTGTTAGTATACCTGCCCTATGCATTGAGGTGAGCATGGAAGCTGCCCAAGTTTTTAGTACAGATACTCCTGAGGTAATCACTGACAAGGTGGATCCACATACCCTTTTTGATTGGGATTTAAACCTTGCCAGTAAAGAGTTTGAATGTGACTTCGCATCATTAAATCTGCTACTTAAACCCACTCATATCATTAAAACCTATTCTGACGTAATTAACCTGATGAACATGAGGTTCCAAAATAAATTAAAACAAGCGATGAAAAATGCCTTAAATTCGGGCGATGGTCAGTTCGTTAGTTGTTGTTTGTCTACAGAAAATGGCACGCTTACCTATGTTGAGATATATATGGAGCTTGGAGCTCCTAATTGCTTGAAAGGCACAATTCGTCCCTTATTTGCTTTTACTTCTAGCAGTGAAATTGCCAATATTTTTGGTGCTCTTTTTGAAAGCTCACAATACGGTATTGTGGTTACAGATGAAGACACGCGAATTATCGCTTGTAACCAATATTATGAAAAACAGTCTGGTTATGAGTGCTCTTCACTTGTAGGGCTTAGAACGTCTATTTTTAATGCGGGTAAGCACTCCAACCAATTCTATAAGAAAATGTGGACGGCATTACACGAGCAAGGTTCTTGGTCTGGGGTTATGTTGGCGAGGAATAATTCTGGTGCGGTTTATCCACAAAATATGACAATTCAAAGAGTGGAGCCATCGGAAGGAAAAGTGTATTACGTGGCTTTTACTACCAATCTGTCTGAAAGCTTATCGTCAATTGCAGAGAAGAACTTAGGTGGTATTGATTTACTGACTCAGCTACCAACCAAAGAAAGAGTGTTAACCCAGCTTGAAGCTTTGCTTGAATCAAAAGAGCAGGAGACGGGAATACTCGTATTGAGTATTAAGCCTCAGTTTGATCAAGAGTGGGTGTTTGATGATCAAAAAATCTTCTCCGACATTTTGTCGCATAATCGTGGTTCTCGTATTACAGGTTATGCGGGCAGTGGAACCTATATAGCATGTATAGAATTTGTAATATCTGATAAAAAGCAGTTCGTACAATCTCTTAATAATGCGGTTCGGTATTACTTCCTAGGGCTTAAAACCGTTGCAAGTGAAAGGTTATATGCGGCTATTTCTAAAGGACAGGTTGGGGCTTCAATTCTAGATGTTGACGCAGATAAGCCTAGTCGGCTCTTGTCATATGCGGTGCAGGCAATGATCGGCGCTAAAGAGTTTGGAGGTAAATCTATTAATTACTTCCACAGTAATACCCATAAGGAAATGGTGAAGAAGCAGCAATTGGAAATAATAGTTCAGAATGCAATAAACGATCAGCAGCTTAATGTCCACTACCAACCGATTGTTAATGCTCAAACAGGAAAGGTAATGATGTTTGAAGCACTATGCCGTTTTCCTTGTGTGGATGGTGAGACGTTTAATACACAAGTTATGGTCGAAATAGCAGAGGAATTAGGGTTGGTTGTTGATCTTGATAGAGCCATCGCAATGAAAGCTCTATCTGATCATGATGAACTTCGTCGTATTTTTGGAGAGGGTGTAGGGCTGACTTTGAATTGCTCGTTAAGAACGAAAGACAGCACGCAAAAAGCATTGGTGGATACAGCCAAATTGGTCTGCGCAAACACAGAACGCCCAGATCTGATCACGATTGAATTAACTGAAAGTGGCCAGTTCTTTAGTAAGGATGAACAAAATAGTGCAGTAGGACGTATTCGAGCGTTAGGTCTCAGTGTCGCTATTGATGACTTTGGTTCTGGATATTCTTCAATTTCATATTTAAGTGAAAGTAAGTTTAATAAGCTTAAAATTGATCGAGAGCTGATAATTGATATTCACGAAAGTACATGTAAGCAAAATATCATCGAAATGGTGACAAAATTGGCACACACATTAGGTGTCGAGGTGGTGGCAGAAGGTATTGAAAAGCCGGAAGAACTACGCATCATGCAGTTAGCAAATGTGGATTATATTCAAGGATATTTATTTGATAAACCGAGAGAGCTGAGCGAATTATTGGCAATGTACGGTGATCAAGAGGGCATAGGTCCTTTTGAGGAAATGGCTCAAACACACGTTGATACTAAGTCAATCCTTTCTTTGTTTCGTAATGCGCCACCGCAAATGAGCCCAGGTGACCCATTGTCATTGGCTGTTCAAAATTTGAAACGAGATGGGATTAAAATGGTTCCTGTCACCGTCGACAGTAAATGCGTAGGGCTGCTGGATCAGCAAATGGTGAACCTGCATATGACGCCAAGTATGGGGACGGACTTAGAATCAGCCAAAGAAGCGAAGATCTGGAGTAAGCCGATTAATCAAATTATGTCTGTCGATTTCTCTGTAATAAATGTGAACAAATCTTTAGATGAGATCCCTAGATTAATTGAAGAAGGAGTGCAATTCCCTTGGGTATTAGTCAACGACGCTGAACATTATAAAGGGATGTTAAATGAGTCTGATTTACTTAAATATTGTTTGCCTTGGAGCGGATAAACAAGATCTTTTGATAATTCTTAGTGAGTGTTTTTTCTAGTATTTGCTATTATCTGCGCAAATAATCGATTTGTAATGAATGGCTAATGATTGAATCTCTCTTAATACAATTCCCACCTATGTTGTTAGGTGCACAATTAATTCTTACCTTAGTGCTTGTAAAAGGCGACATCTGCCCAGGTCAAAGAGGTCGTGTGCATAAAATGTTGCCTTCAATCGGTGTACTTTGGTTGGCGGTAGCGTCTCTTAGAATCGAAGCCTTTCTTGTTGTGTTCTCCATCTTTTACTTTTTCTCACAAGTTCAGACGAAAAAAACGCGAGATCAAGGACCTACCTGGGTCTTGTATTTGGCATGTGGTTTGGCTTTATCATTCGTAGGGATACAAGCTGCTGAACAAGTAAGTTTACCTGCCGTTATTGCTACAGTCGTGCTGGTTGCTCTACTGGGCTCATCTTTTGCTCACTTATTATTGACGATAGCGCGAACACGTTTGCAAGCATTCCATAACATTTTGCCTGTAGCGGGCGTATTGAGCAGTATGTTATTGGTGCTAGTGACTGTACTCAATGTTTACTCTATACCTGAAGCGGAGTTGGAGCTTATTACTTCAGACTTATTGTTTGGTTTTGCATTACTGATTTCAGCCATTGTTGTGTGGTGTTGGCATCTGTTTTTTACAAAACCACCAGAAAAAGCCCAACTCTCTATTAGTTTGTTTATGTTGCTAGAGGCTATTACTGTTTTAGCTCCAACGTGGGCAATCTAAGGTTTCAGAGCACCCCAATCTCTATTGTAAAAAGAGGTTAAACCTTGCGTTTTAACTGTTAAATTGTGATCTTCTAATGAGCAAGGTTGCACTTCGCGTTCTAAACTTAAACCATGAGTGTGTTCTTAAGGAGTGCGGAATGGATTTAAGTAACGTGAGAAATTTAGATAACATTATTCTGCTAGGAATTGTGAACGAAAAGCTTCGTTTAGAGTGTGACAGCTTTGAAGATTTAGTCAGCATGTATGAGATGGATGTTGAAAATGTGGTGGGTAAGCTAGATATCTTGGGATATCAATATGATCCACTAACGAATCAGTTTAAATCTTATGCTCGCTAACGGCTTTATGTGGCGTTAATTATGCCTACAAATGGTTAACCCGTACAAGCTGTTAATAAATAGAGTGAATTGCTTGATAATAAAGCCGTAGACTTATTGGCAAGTCTGCGGCTTTTCGATTTTTCTAGTAACCATTTGTACTTTTCTAGCAGCCTGTTACTACGGATTGGGTTTCTAGAGAAACCACTTCAGAGCCTACTACTTCAAATGCATAATATGCATAGCACTTATCGGTTAAAGTATACGATTCAGGAAACAAAAACATTCCCCAACCACTAATATCATTTGAAATCCAACTGCCAGGTGTTTGATCGATGACACATAGCGGGTCGGTACACTTATAGCTTAAAACACCACTTGATCCAAAATCTCTATATCCATTTCCCACGTGAGTAATACCGGCGACAAACAACTCACCTAAGCGCTCGTCCCAAATTTCTTGGGGAACACCAAAATAAGTATTGATCGGTACTCCTTCTACACTAACAGCAACATCTCGTTGGGTATCTAACCCTTGAAGAATGGCATTTACTCTTACATTATCAACAACATACCTGAAAGATGCCGATATGTTTTCAACAATAGCTGTATTAGCATCTTGTTTTAAGGATAAATACCTAGGCAGAGCTACGGCCGACAAAATAGCTAAAATACTAATAACAACAATAAGCTCTATGAATGTGAAACCTTTTTTATCTTTCAAATGGCCACCAAATATATGCAAGTTCATAGCAATCTGAGCATAAAACTAACATACAACTGAAATAATTCTCTTTCACCTTTTACAAATATTGTATGTTCAAGCACAGTTTTTGCCATAAATTCGATGATTTATATTCAGCGCCATTAATACCGATTTCCATTAAGTGAACGAAGTGGCTTTAGACAACTTTAATGCCATCTAAATGGCTCTTACTTTGTTGACGAGCTGTACTGAAGAAAGCTTGTAGATAACGCTTATCTTTTTCCGAGTTACGAACAGCAGCAAAAAGGCGTCGAGATAATCCACTCCCTAAAGGCTTACTCGTAATCAGTCCTTGTCTCGAAAATTCACTGATAGCCCAATTAGGCAAGGCTGATGCGCCCAAACCTGCCGACACCATTTGCACTAGCATTAGCGTATTATCGGCTTGCTTCCATTTTTTTGGCTCAACACCTGCAGGCTGCAAGAAGTGCTTTACTACATCTAACCTCTGTTTTTGAACAGGGTAAGAGAGCATGGTTACGTCAGCTAAATCTTCAGGTTCAATGCAATCCTTATCAGCTAAAGGTGAGTTTGTTGCAGTGATTAGTCGCATTTCAAAATCGAATAAAGGCTCGTAATGCACTTCTGATCTTGGCTGAATATCTGATGTTATCACTAAGTCCAATTCACCAGCCATCAATGCGGGTAGTGGTTCAAAACCAAAACCTGAAGAGAAATCAAGTGTCACACTTGGCCAAGCTACCTGGTATTCCTTTAACGCAGGCATTAGCCATTGGAAACAAGAGTGGCATTCAATTGCCATGTGTAAGCGACCATTCACATCTTCTTTCAAACTTGCGAGTTCATTCTCTGCTTTTGCAAGTTTCGGTAACACTTCATCAGCTAGTTTAAGAAGAATTTGACCTTCAGAGGTGAACTTGACTGGGCGGGTTTTACGAAGGAATAACTGCCCACCAATACGAGCTTCTAAGTCTTTGAGTTGATGAGAAAGTGCAGACTGCGTTAAATGCAGCGATGTTGCTGTTGCTGTTAACGATCCACTGTCACGTAACGTGGTTAATGTTCGCAGATGTTTGAGCTCTATCATGAGTATTCCTCATTTTCCCTAAGCCAATATAATTTTTGTTAATGATCACACCCTACTTTGTTTCATAAAATAAGTAAACGTCTAGACGTCTAAATAAAATTCGTTTAATTCATGAATAAAACGTTCAACATGAAATTTTATAATAAACAAGATGAATATTTGGAGGTTGTTCATAAACCACATTCAATAGATAGTTTAGCCATCCAGACGCCTTATCAAGCATTCAGCATGAAATAGGAGTCTGACCAAATTACTAAAAATTGAATAAGGAACAGGCTCATGACAACGACAACGCATATTCTAGGCTACCCACGTATTGGCGAAAAAAGAGAATTAAAATTTGCGCTAGAGAAATACTGGCGTGGTGAAATCAACCAATCAGAGCTAAAAGAGCTAGGTAGTGAATTAAGAAATCGTAATTGGAAGGTGCAAGCAGATGCGAACCTAAGTTTTGCAACTGTGGGTGACTTCGCATGGTATGACCATGTACTAACTACCACTCTATTGTTGGGTCACGTGCCAAAGCGCCACGCTGGTGGCTCAGAAGATGAAAAAGATTTTCCTGATTTAGATACACTTTTCCGAGTTGGTCGTGGTCAATCACAAGAACAATCGACTTGTTGTGGTGGCAGTCATGGGTCAACGAGTGAAGGCACTGCTGCATCAGATATGACGAAGTGGTTTAATACTAACTACCATTACATCGTGCCAGAATTCAGAAAAGATGATTCATTTGAAGTCAGTTGGCCTCAGCTATTTGATGAAGTGAATGAAGCGGTTAAAGCCGGTCATAAAGTGAAACCTGTCCTATTGGGACCATTATCTTACCTTTACCTTGGCAAAGAAGTAGAAGATGGTTTTGATCGTCTAACGTTACTTCCTCGCCTACTGACGGCTTACCAAGCTATTCTGGCTAAGTTATCAAAGCTCGGAGTGGAGTGGGTGCAAATAGATGAGCCAATCCTTTCTCTTGAATTGGAAAAATCATGGGCAGATTCATTTAAGCTGGCTTACCAAGTGCTGCAAAGCGATGTAAAGCTTCTTCTTACGACTTACTTTGATTCTGTTACAGACACCCTAGATAGGATTATAGAACTGCCAGTTGATGGCCTTCACATTGACCTGTCAGCTGCGCCAGAACAATTGGATGAAGTTGCAAATAAATTGCCGAAAGATTGGGTTTTATCGGCTGGTGCTATCAATGGGCGAAATGTATGGCGTGCAGACCTTGCAACACAACTTGCTAACCTTCAACCAATCAAAGAGAAACTAGGTGACAAGTTGTGGGTAGCAAGCTCATGTTCACTGTTACATAGCCCAGTCGACCTAGAATTAGAAGAAACGCTAAGCGAAGAAGTAAAAAGTTGGTTTGCTTTTGCGAAACAGAAAGTCACAGAAGTGAGCTTACTAGGCGCCGCGTTAGATGGTGACCACAACGCAATTTTAGCGTGTGAGACTTACAGCCAACCAATTGTGGATCGTAAAAGTGCAACGCATGTGAATAAGCCGCAAGTACAGTCTCGTTTGAATACAATCACTAAAGCATTAGCGCTACGTAGCGAACCTTATGCAGTGCGAACTGCACACCAGTCGAAGGTGTTAGGTTTGCCACTACTTCCAACCACTACTATTGGTTCATTCCCACAAACAGGTGAAATTCGAGTTCAGCGTAGTGCATACAAAACAGGGCAACTGACTGAAGCTGAATACAATACCGCATTAAAAGGTCACATTGCAGATGCAGTTAAACGCCAAGAAGCACTTGATCTAGATGTACTTGTACATGGTGAAGCTGAACGAAATGACATGGTTGAATACTTTGCTGAAAACCTAGCGGGCTTCCAAACAACAAAATTTGGTTGGGTGCAAAGCTATGGTTCTCGTTGCGTTAAGCCAGCTATTGTTGTCGCGGATATTGAACGTGAAAAACCAATAACCGTAGAGTGGTCAACGTACGCTCAGTCTCTTACGTCAAAGCAGATGAAAGGTATGTTGACGGGACCGGTAACGATACTGTGCTGGACATTCCCACGTGAAGATATTTCTCGTAAGGAGATAGCCAATCAATTGGCTTTTGCATTACGTGATGAAGTATCAGACTTGCAAGATGCGGGGATTAATATCATTCAAATTGATGAGCCTGCGATTCGTGAAGGTTTACCACTTAAGAAGGGCGATCACGCTGAATATCTAGAGTGGGCGGTTGATGCCTTTAAAATATCAGCGGCGAGCGCGAAACCAGAAACTCAGATTCATACTCACATGTGTTACAGCGAATTTAACGAGATCATTGACTCAGTGGCTGATTTAGATGCGGATGTCATCACGATCGAAACCTCTCGTTCAAATATGGAACTATTGAAAGCATTTGAAGAGTTTAACTATCCGAATGAAATTGGTCCTGGTGTTTACGATATCCACTCACCAAATATTCCTTCAGAAGAGTGGATTATTGATCTATTGAAAAAAGCGGCAGAGAAGATTCCAGCTGAGCGATTATGGGCTAACCCAGATTGTGGTCTTAAAACTCGTAATTGGGCTGAAACAGAAGCCGCATTAGCAAACCTAGTTTCAGCAACGAAAACACTTCGTAAAGAATGGGCTGAAGCTTAAACCAATTAATTAACTGAAGTTGGCTTTCTAGAGTTTCAGGTTCCTTTGAATATCTAGACATAAGCTAAAATTTACCTGAAAAAACAAACGCCAGCATTAAGCTGGCGTTTTTGTATTCACTAAAAAGCTATGTACTTCTTAAATACTTAGTTTCTTATCTTCTAACTACTTATTTGCACAAGTCTCTTTATTGATCAGTTGCTCAACAACCAGTTGACCACGGGTATTTCGTATTTTGATGTTGTACATCAAGCCCATATCAATGTTGGAACGTATATCTGAACTAGTGCAGTAGCTATTAATGCTCATTGCTAAAACGTCTGAAACAGGTCTGGCACCTTGCTCATCTTGATTGTAAATCATCATGATTTCTATGACGTTTTTCTTAGCTAGCACTCGCATTACAGATAAAGGCCCGTACTCAATCGGTAAGCCGGCAGATAACACACCAGCACGATGCTGAGCCATCATTTCTAACTGACGCTGTTCATCAGCATTATTAGAGCTACAGCCCGAGATTAATGCCGTTAAAGCTAAGGTACTTAAAATCCACTTTTTCACGTTAGAATACTTTTTTAAATGGTTTAACAATGACGTTTTGATAAACACCAGCTTCAATGTAAGGGTCTGAGTCAGCCCATGTTTGCGCATCTTCCAATGAATTGAACTCAGCAATAACCGTTGAACCAGTAAAACCAGCTTCACCAGGGTTATCAGAATCGATAGCTGGCATAGGCCCTGCAGTTAACAGGCGACCTTCGTTTTGTAATTCTTGAAGCCTAGCTAAATGTTGCGAGCGAACACTGAGTCGCTTTTCTAAAGAATTCTCAACATCTTGAGAAAAAATTACGTACCACATATGGGATATCCTTATTGAGATTCACTACGGGTTATAGAAAGGGCATGCCGCTAATTTACGCGAACTGAAAAGGAATAAAAGGGGGAAATTTAATAAAGTGTGAAACTGTACGAAACGTGTTGTGAGTCAGTAGCCTTTGGTTACTTTAATCGTAACCAAAAGCTGAACATTAATGTAGCTGGGTTGATGAACCAAAAGTGTTCTTCACAGAAGCGGTTTGTGGGAAGCCCTATACAGGGTTAACAGCTCTAGGTTTGCCTTCAGTATCAATAGCTACATAGTTGAACGTAGCATCACAAACCATAAAGCGGTCTTCAACGCCATGCTCTTTTACCGGTTTAACCCACACTTCTAAGTCAATGCTCATTGATGTGCGACCGATTTTAGTACATTCCCCATAACAACAAACTACATCACCTACACGAACCGGTTTTTTAAATGTGATACTTGAAACGGAGACTGTCACTATTCGTCCTCCCGAAATTTCTTTCGCAAGTATCCCACCAGCAAGATCGAGTTGAGACATGATCCAACCGCCAAAAATGTCACCATTGGCATTGGTGTCTGCAGGCATAGCAAGAGTACGTAAAAGTAATTGGCCCTTCGGCGCATCAATAGTTTGACTCATTATAAGGATTTCCCAGAACAACAAATAAGCAAGCGGCCAATAACATAAAAGCTATTGGCCGCTGTAT
This window harbors:
- a CDS encoding GspS/AspS pilotin family protein, translated to MKKWILSTLALTALISGCSSNNADEQRQLEMMAQHRAGVLSAGLPIEYGPLSVMRVLAKKNVIEIMMIYNQDEQGARPVSDVLAMSINSYCTSSDIRSNIDMGLMYNIKIRNTRGQLVVEQLINKETCANK
- a CDS encoding YciI family protein, with protein sequence MWYVIFSQDVENSLEKRLSVRSQHLARLQELQNEGRLLTAGPMPAIDSDNPGEAGFTGSTVIAEFNSLEDAQTWADSDPYIEAGVYQNVIVKPFKKVF
- the yciA gene encoding acyl-CoA thioester hydrolase YciA; this translates as MSQTIDAPKGQLLLRTLAMPADTNANGDIFGGWIMSQLDLAGGILAKEISGGRIVTVSVSSITFKKPVRVGDVVCCYGECTKIGRTSMSIDLEVWVKPVKEHGVEDRFMVCDATFNYVAIDTEGKPRAVNPV